The Brienomyrus brachyistius isolate T26 chromosome 9, BBRACH_0.4, whole genome shotgun sequence genome contains the following window.
CAGAGCACCCTGGCCGGTGGATCCGCGGACGATGCTCTGAAAGGCTGAAGGGAACCATGTGGATGAGGCAGGGCTTGTCTACAGTTGGGAGGATGCAGCCGGAATACACATCATGAAAGCAGATGGAGAGACGCGCTCAGGGTGTCCTGTCCTCCCTGTTCTGGGTCTCTCTGGTCTCTGGTGTATAGATCTTTGGCAGAGCCCCTCCCAAACCTTTGGGTTATGACTCTGTGTCCTTAAACACTCTGTGGGGGTAAGCTAGTTCTTTTAGTTATGACGGGGCATAGAACActgttcctgggaaggcatTTCAATGTTGTGCACCAGATGATGAGGGAAATGCAGCAGGATAACCTTGACAGTAACTTAAATGGGAAGAGGTATATTGCTGCAGTCAGGAGCTGAAAGTTgagtgggaggggcaatgtTGAGTAGGAGAGGTTTATAACGAGGGACCTGTTATCTGGTACCCTAACCCTCATTATAAGCCCCTCCTACTCAACATTGCCCTTCCCATTCGACAGTCAGCTCTAGGCCGCAGTGATATATACTTGTaaatgtctgctgatttgtggcATAGAGTAGGAGATGTGGAAACATATCCGTGATCCGTTTCCTTTCTCACACTCGGGCTTTTCATCCTTATTCCCTGTGTGGTTCTGCTCCCACCCGAAACGGATCTATAAATAAGAGGGGTTTTAGCTGCGGCTGATGATGCGTGAACTTCGGAACCAGGAGTTACGCTCAAAAGTGTGCGATTTAGGTGCAGAGACTTTGGTGCGAGGACAGCCAGCCCTGACGTTGAGCAGGGGACACAACCACAGCTGATGACAGATGAAACGATGACCTGACTTTTCAGGCACTGGAACCGCAAGCAGAGAGGATGTAAGAGAGATCCTGGAATTCCACCCACCAAAGACGTCTAGGAACATTTAAAGCGGGATGCTTCTGGCAGCCATCATTTTAATTTACTGCTTCCCCCGTTTCTTCTCCAGCTGCCACAGGCTTCAGGAGTCACTGCTCAGCTCAGCCAGCGGCTACAGCAACTACAGAGGCATCCTCAACTGGTGTGTCGTCATGCTGGTGAGAGTGGCATTGctgggggcgggtggggggggttcgTTAGCAGCGCTCGGTAGCTTCTTTAAAACCCACATATTCTGCATGTAGCTGCATGTCGCCCCAGCCACCTAAGCGCTAAATTAAGCGCCGCTCGTTAAGCACCGCGCTGGTGTGAACACCAGGCCAGGATGCGCCCGCAACGCCTCTGGGGAGCTGCGAGGTGTCAGTCAGGTGATAATTACAGCATCTTCTCATGGTGAGCGCGGTGTGGGCGGCCATGTTCACGGACCTCGGCCCGAGGGTTCCCTGCGTGTGCAGTTTTGGCTGTGGGCCCGGCTCCCAGCGGAGTCCGGCCGCCTTTTCTGAGCCCATCATTGGGTTCTGACAGTGGTTTGACCAGCGTGGGCCTTACGGAGGCTTTGGGTAGCAGTGTGTCCCCTGGGACTGGGCCTCGAAGATCTCCCTTCACTGTAGACTCCTTGACAGGGAGAGTCGGTCAGTCTGCAGCATGTTGCTCTGCAAAGTTATGGGATTTTAATTGTTGTAGTAAACAAATAGTTTCTGTAAGATTATCCCTTTGTTTTGTTCTCTTGTCAACAGCTGAAGTGTTAGTGATCAGCTGAATACAAATGCaatgtttcccctaccattatattagtgaggcgccccgcccccccccccccccccccccccaacggcacTTCCTacccccccttgaaggtcaggttaatttaattttattttctatataacgCCAGattacaacagaagtcatttaaggttacctttcctatacaacagctctatacattgtccttctattaaacaaactaaatagccttatgttatttatcttatttacacaacagcttgcCATTTTCGTCTCTACACAGTCGCGCGTTTACAATTCTCATCTActctctgtatcgcgcatggcggagttcctgaaaagcagacaaaaatatctgtgtttttttgactgctgtcattaaaagaaacacatgaacaccatgaatcctgtcagtctctgtctgtcccccccccccccccccccaaagctgtaAACCTAGAGGAAACACTAAAATGAATACGTAGAAATAAAAATCGTAACTTAAAACTTGTCATTGGCAATGATGTATACGTTTTTCTTGGAATATTACGGTTGTGCCGCTGTAAAGATGTAAATGCTTTATGCAGTTCCCTCATACTCTGCAGACAAAGTCTCTGCTTTGTTAGGACCCAGAATATATTTTATCTATCATTTTAATAGGCTGAAGGCTTTAAATCTGGGACACAGTTCCTTACGCAGAGAATTCATATATAGTACATCTGTTATCCTGGATGCATAATACATTGAATTATACTTTGCTTAAGGTACTAATCTTTCTAGGTAGGTGGGACAGTAAGCTCTGGTTCATGGATGATCGGTCTTTGTTGCAGTCTCTGTCACGGTCGAGCACAGATACACAGGGATCTGTCCCTCTTTCAGTGTTGTCTAATCGCTCTTTCCTTCTTGAGTAATACTGTTGTTCCACTAATAACAAATTATCCACAAAAAGGAAACATGGCCTCACTGTTTCTTTCTGAGAAGGAATATCCAGCTGCAGGAATGTGGTAATTGTAATTGTTGCATAGTAGTTTGATTTTTAGAGAATGTCCAGCTGGTAAATAGCTATAAGCAGTTAATGAAATCCAATCGTTATTTGTCACATCACTCGCCATTTGGTATATTGAAGGTGAGTGAAATATTGTGTGCAAGTTTCACAGCAACTGCAGTGAAAAGTGCATGTGAAGTGAACAAAACAGTAACTGTAGAACACAGTAATTGCACTGCTCGTTAATGATGAGTTAATGGCCATGTATGTGTGCTGCCAGAGCCTCACAACCCTGGCTAGGGCAAGCCAAGCACTGAGAGGCTGGATGGATGTTCGCCACATTCTTATGCTGCAACCCTTTGCACATCCATAAATGTAGAAAATGGCAGAAGGACACATagaaggaaaagggctttgGCTGATTTCTAATTATTTCCATTATAATTTCTAAAACACTGCAGTTCAAAATAATTGCGTTCCTTTAATATTACTATGTAGTTAGAGTAGTTCAAattatcataaaacaataaGGTGGTTTTTCCACCGCAAATGTTCCATGGAAATATCACACGGGACTAACGCTATGCAGGAGCACCAGAAGCGAAAAACACACAGCTACTTTAGAACCTCTTGAATAATAGTTTGAGAAACTGTTTAagctaaaatctgggcttattctacgtGGACTGACAGTGGCAGTGTGTATTCGTGCACATTGGGCTTGTTGGGAATTAGGACCAGTGTTATCGTAAACTAGGGTAAGCCGAATGGGACTCACTTTTGCTGCACTCCagtgtaatgggggggggggggggggggggtcagggttggggggggggggggggggggggggggttaaggtaggtCAGTGTTAGACTTATGGTTAGGCTGACGCAGTATTAGGCTTATGGTTAGGGTGAGACAGGGTGGTTGCTGAGCGTTTGCTGGTagagggttaggattagggttagagttaagcTTATCCTTAAGGCCCCTTGAGCACTAAGAAATTCACAGTGATAGGGCTCTTTCCGATGCTTTCCAGTGTCTGCATTGTAAGCTGCATCATATCTGTATGACACTCTGCTTCTGCTTTGTCACACAAACTCAAAGTATCACTCATTGGCCCCTTTTGGGTTTTTTCCCCTTATTTTGGCCCCTTTGGGTTTCCTTACACTTATGGAGGCATCATTCCATTATAATTTGATAAATTACCAAAAAAGTTTTTTGTTACTATTCTTGATTGTGGTGTCATGTCGATCACGCGTACCTTCCAGAGTTATGTTACATTTGACCATACCATGATACATGTATTCTTTTGGAGTTTTTTTCCCTGAGCCATataactgtaataataaaaaagttgCAGTTCATAAGAAAGCATTcaagtatatattttttgctaCCCGAGGTAGAGAGAGAGTGCTAtatgtaaaaaggaaaaaaaaatgcaaattgtTAAATACATATTTCTGAGCTCTGGAAGATATGTGTGATTCACAGgccacatttaatcaaaatcaaAAATGGTGATGCGAACGCTATTTGTTAAATTAAAATAGTATGACCCAGAGAGGAAGTATGAGATATTTAGTGTGTTAGTGAGTTAGTATGCAGTGATGTGTAACCTGTAATATCCCAGCTGATGAGACACAGTCCTTTATAATAACTCTAATAAATTTATTTCTCTGTCCCATTATCCAGTATAGCAGTGGTTGCTAACATGCTGCTACTAGTGGCTCACAGGGAGTCAGACTCTAACGCTTTTTATAAAAGAgattaataatgttttttttattattataattttgccTATACACAACTACATTGGGGTGCTAATCTCATGGGCTGTCACGATGCAGCCAAACCTGCCCTCCCCCGGGTGATATAATCTTGTATTATATCAAAGACACAGCTCCCCAAATTATTTGCTGAAGTAGCTCTCACAGTAAATAAGGTTGAAGTCCCATTCAGCAGAGGGTTAGCTGGAGGTCCTGTCCGAAATCTGCCCACTTTAATGAGAGCTAAAGTGTCTCGCCTGACGCCGTGAGCTGCCATTAAACAATGTCAGGCTCCGCTCTGGTGTAATTTTGGTTgtctgctctgattggctggctaGAATGGGATGGTTGCATTGCAGCAGTGCGGCAGGAGCTCCTAGGTGCCCCCCGAGATCTTTGTGTGTCTGAGGCTGACTTTAGTGCTTTAATGATGACGTGATGGTCGGAATAAAAGACGAACGCCTGCTCTCCGCCAACGCAGCCACCTGACGTTTGCTTCGGGCTTCTCTCTTTCAGGTCCTAAGCAACGCTCGCCTTTTTCTGGAAAATGTGCTCAAGTAAGTGTTTCACACCACCACCGCGGGGGGGGGACGTTTCCGGTCCTCACTTTAGGGCTCTGCGGCTTCACCGACCCGGACCTCCTCCACACAGGAACTCTCTCTGCCTGAAGTGTCGCATCGTATAAAGTCAATCGGCAGAAATAATTTcatacaaataaattaatttcaTGGTGTCTCATCAAACTTGCGGAAACTATAGTTTTTATGATAAATATGTAGACCTGAATATGAGGAAGGGCACATTACCTTGCAGCCAAGATGTAACAAATTGCATGTTAAATAATTTCTCCATCCATTATATCTGAGGGAACAAATTATTCCTGGTTAAGATAACATTTATcaagactaaaaaaaaaaaaaaatgttttaagtgTATATAGCATGTATATAACAGTCAGGTCTGTCTCTGATCGACCTCTCCCATCAGGTATGGAATCTTGGTGGACCCCATCCAAGTGATCTCCCTGTTCCTGAAAGACCCCTATAGCTGGCCGGCCCCCTGCCTTCTCATAGGTATGAGTGTGGGGCCTTAATGGCTGCTTTGTGTGTTCACTTTCGATGAGAGGTGGTGTCCCAAACTACTACGGGAGCGAGCAGAACGCATAGAGCCAGAGTCAGGTGTGAATTCACATCGCAGAATCGCATCAATTTTATTTCACCTAATGGCTCTTACTCCTGCCCTGATGTGTGGCAGTACTGGATAAGAAATGGAAGCTTGCAGTAGTGACAGTATGAAAAAGCCAGTGCAAAGCAGTAAGAGGACAGGTCCCACTGCGACGAGCAGAGACCTGAGCTAAGATCCGCATTACCTGCTTCTTAATGGAGGCGGGCATTGTGAGGCCTGACTTAAAGGTTGCTTTCCCTGACACCGTGAAGGACATGGCCTGCAAGATTACGTAACTGTCTGTCTGATTATCACGTAACTGAATTGTGAGTGAAGGAGTCGTAAGCAGCCAGTAAACGTGACCTCAGCATTTCCGGCAGCATTTCGTTTGGCTGTCGTCTTTAGCTAGTTTGTGCGCACTTAAGTATCTCCTCATGAGTTTTGCTGTTTCTTTGTGCAGACCGGTGTTGGTGACATCAAGGTAATGGCTGCTAATTAGCATGGAGTGCTGGTGTATGCAGTTCCTCAAACCCCCCCTCACACCTTTCTGCTTACTTTATTTTTCCTTATTTTCTTAACACCTGCGTCTTCATTCCTCATGCTGGTGGACATTTCCATGTCACTGTAATATAGCAAATCATGCTacgtttattttattattagtattttatTACTTAAATGCCCCTTGACCTAAATCCAGGAGCAATGCAGATGGTGTCGCTCAGGTGTCCTGCTTGCGtgcacgccccctgctggtggggcAGGGTGGATGCTACCAGAATGCTGTGTTCTCACTGTTCGCGTTCCTAGGGACAGCAGTGTTTCTAGCTGCAGGACTGCTGAGTTTTCTTTCTTCCACTTCCTGTTGATTCCCGTTCCCTCTGCTTGACCGTCAGATCATCCCTAACCGCCTTGTTTGTGTATCCATCCCATCTGTCCTCCTCTTAATGACGTCGCACGTACTGAGgccaaaaaaggaaaaatttCCCACCgtaatatgcaaaaaaaaaaaatcaaggcgcttggagATATTTTGCAACTTGGTGAGGACTGGAATCCTTACAGACAAACGCATCCCATTATCTTCTACGGGCCACCCATAGCTAAGCAACCCTATTCACTGCAGTACTAATAAAGAGAACAAGCTGGCGCCTCCACATTCAGCCATCAAGCCTGGATGATAATGCTGCATGACCAGCTTAACTGTACAGTGAAGTATTTACAGTTAAGGCTTCACTGCTTATCACTGGACAGCAGGGTCGGTCCACCCTATAGGTGACACGGGTGATTTGATTAAGGGGCACAAAAGAGCAagtgaaaatatatttattagctAGTAGTTTAAATGTATATTACTTTACTAGGGCGCCAGAACACTCATTGCCAGCCCCGCTGTTCAGCGTGTAGTAGTGTGTTATTGTGATATCGTGATGCATCTCATTAGATGTGCAAGTGGTTTTATTGCACAAGTGATTATAGCATGTGATTTTATTGCACATCTTTTTGCACATCTCTTCTTTTTCAGTCTCGAATGTGCCCATAATGGTCGCTTTCTTCACTGAGAGACGGCTGGCAGTGGTGAGTTTTAATCCGCCGGGTTTCCTTCCTGTGGTAATGCCGTGCCTTGCTGCACTAGCCAGCCGCTCCTCTGCCTTCGGCTGCCTGCCTGTCATTCGGTCCGTTTTGTCTTTTCAGGGGACGCTGAGTGAGAAAGCCGGAACGCTGGTTCACGCCGCAAACCTGCTCGCCGTGCTCTTTTTCCCCATGGTCACGGTGCTGATTCTGAGCTCCATAACCCCAGGTGAGGGTGGGGACCAGCGCTTTGCTCGTCCTCAGTATCTCACGTGGTCAGTCGCTCTTTAAGGGAGGGCAGGGGGTCATGCCACCGCGGATCCGCTGCGGGGGGGCGTTCCGGGTGCCGAGCCACTTGGCACGCCCGTGTGAGCATGTGGGCCGCGCTGCTCTCGACGGctcggccccgggggtggagggagggcggcGGGTGGTGCTGAGCCTCTATCCTTCTTCGTAGCGCTTTTGCCTCATATGTCATCACAACAGGAAGCGACAAAGATGGACCATCTGTCAGTCGCGCCCCACGCAGGGCCGCTGTTCATACATCAAGGTCAGGGAGGGGCGTGGCAGCGGCTCACGTGTCTCCACAGTGACGCCACTCATCTGAGGCTCCTTCCCATGTGCCAGATGGGCCCTATTGACAAAGTAGTAGCAGTCAGTGAGGGGGTCTGACCCCCCCATTCAGCCTGTATAATTTCATTAtgagcccccccaccacagtCTGCTCCACTCCCTCTCCATTGCATTCGCTCCTGAAACGCTGTCTTCTCATCCGCAGTCGGTGGAGTCGTCACTCTGGCAGTGTATTCCATCCTCTTCCTGAAGCTCTACTCCTACAAGGACGTGAACAAGTGGTCCAGGGAGACGAGGGCTGCCAAAGCACGCTCACTGTCCAGGTCCATTTCCTGTAGGTGCCTGCGGCGGGTCCACTGTGTTTGGTCATGAGGCTGAAGGCTCAGCTGTCTCTGTGCCGGTTCAGTCTGTCACACAGCCCATACTGGCAACTAATAAAGCACAACATGCAGGATTTATCATTCTCGCTTAACACTGTTGCCCTGAGCTGTTTGCAATGCAGTGCCAGGACCATCTGACTTTAATTAATAGCTAATATGTTTATTGCTAATAGCCACCTAAGAATGGATCGCTTTTAACCTCCGAAATATTTTGGCAAGCACTTCCTAAATATTCAAActtattttccccataatcatACATAGTGTATACTATGACTTAAATGATAAAGTTCTGCTGGAGCGCCATCTACTGGCAGATATTGGAATATGTGAAAGTGAAATATTAGTGTGGATAAGTAGGGGTTTAAGCAGGACCTGCCCTCTTGACATCGGCCTACCGTCCGCAGGCCCGTTGGTTCAGAAGTCAAATGGAACAGCAGTACATTCCCGGGTGTTCTACCCTGGGAACCTGACTTACAGAGGTGAGTGAATGAGTACCATTGGGTTcctggactgccccccccccccccggatctgCATACACATCCCCACACTGTCCTCCCTTCCAGACATGTACTACTTCATCTTTGCCCCAACACTCTGCTACGAGCTGAACTTCCCACGGTCGCTGCGGATACGCATTCGGTTCCTGGTCAGGCGACTGTTTGAGATGGTGAGATTTTCTCATGGATTAAAGAACGCACGGTCGCCACGGTGACGTTCCCTCAGGCCGCCGCCGTGTCCGATGCACTCCTTGGATGTGTCGACCTTTTCTAAGAAAATGTGACGATTTCAGTCTCTCATTTCAGCTGTTCCTCATGCAACTTTTGGTCGGATTAATACAGCAGGTATGTTGTATTCTATATCAGGGGTTCTCAAAGTTTTTGATTAAAGGTCTGCATCAGAGTCAGAGGTCTGGAGCAATTTTCAATGACAAAACCGCATGTCATGAAATTTGATTAATTAACCATAACTTTCAAGATAAACATCAGTATATAACAATCGTTTCGACTCTCCGtcattgggggggtggggagtgggAGATTATGACGAGGTAAGCGTTTGAGAAGCTTGGTACTTCtagaatgtttttttatttacttaaaatCACGTTAATCCTTTTTATGTGAACCATTTTGATTCATAAGGTGCATTATTGGCTGGGATTGACTTGTGGTTTGGTCCTCATTTGGTCCGTGGTCCAGACATTGAGAACTTAAATTTAGTCGTAACTGACTTTGTTTTTCCAGTGGATGGTGCCATCCATCCAGAACTCCATGAAGCCCTTCCAGGTAGGACACCCCCTAGCTCTGCTGCAGCGTATCGCTCATGCCTTTGTCCATGATTCGATTTAATGTTGCCTGATCCTACAGAATATGGATTTCTCCAGAATGGTTGAGCGCCTCCTCAAACTCGCTGTAAGTTACCAAAGGGAAAAAGCCTGAATAATGAGCCATCCcaatgaggaatcatttttgcaaTATGTCATTTGTTTCTCATCTTTGGCCCTTAAAGGTGCCCAATCACTTCATCTGGTTGGTCTTCTTCTATTGGTTCTTTCACTCCTCGCTGAACTTCATTGCTGAGCTCATGCGGTTCGGAGACCGGGAATTCTACAGGGACTGGTGGTGAGAATTCGAGTTGGGAATCATGAACTGGGAATACAGCCTTCTTTCTGGAATTCTTGATTTCACTGCTTAACGTGGGAGGAATTTTCTAAATACCTGTGCCGTGCTGCGCACTGAGATTCtgaaggcttttttttttaaggccaAAAAGAGCAACACCACCAGACAGCTTCTTTTCTTTTGCAGGAACTCAGAGACGGTTTCGTACTTCTGGCAGAACTGGAACATCCCTGTTCATAAGTGGTGCCTGCGGTGAGTGAGTGTTTCCGATGCGCGTCATCAGTCTGGGGCTCAGCCACAGGGTCTGTCCGAGCACTGGATCGTGGCAGCGTTCCTGATGCGTGCAATCAGTCTGTATCTCAGCTGCAGGGTCTGTCTGAGCACTAGATCATGACAGCGTTCCTGATGCGCGCCATCAGTCTGGGTCTCAGCTGCAGGGTCTGTCCAAACACTGGATCATGGCAGCGTTCCTGATGCGTGCCATCAGTCTGGGTCTCAGCTGCAGGGTCTGTCCGAACACTGGATCATGACAGCGTTCCTGATGCGTGCCATCAGTCTGGGTCTCAGCTGCAGGGTCTGAGCTGCAGGGTCTGTCTGAGCACTGGATCATGGCAGCGTTCCTGATGTGTGCCATCAGTCTGTGTCTCAGCTGCAGGGTCTGTCCGAACACTGGATCATGACAGCGTTCCTGATGCGTCCCATCAGTCTGGATCTCAGCTGCAGGGTCTGTCCGAGCACTGGATCATGGCAGCGTTCCTGATGCGTGCCGTCAGTCTGGGTCTCAGCTGCAGGGTCTGTCCGGGTCTCAGCTGCAGGGTCTGTCCGAGCACTGGATCATGACAGCGTTCCTGATGCTCGCCATCAGTCTGGGTCTCAGCTGCAGGGTCTGTCCGAGCACTGGATCATGGCAGCGTTCCTGATGTGTGCCATCAGTCTGTGTCTCAGCTGCAGGGTCTGTCCGAGCACTGGATCATGGCAGCGTACCTGATGCATGCCATCAGTCTGGGTCTCAGCTGCAGGGTCTGTCCGAACACTGGATCATGGCAGCGTTCCTGATGCGTGCCATCAGTCTGGGTCTCAGCTGCAGGGTCTGAGCTGCAGGGTCTGTCCGAGCACTGGATCATGGCAGCGTTCCTGATGTGTGCCATCAGTCTGTGTCTCAGCTGCAGGGTCTGTCCGAACACTGGATCATGACAGCGTTCCTGATGCGTCCCATCAGTCTGGATCTCAGCTGCAGGGTCTGTCCGAGCACTGGATCATGGCAGCGTTCCTGATGCGTGCCGTCAGTCTGGGTCTCAGCTGCAGGGTCTGTCCGAGCACTGGATCATGACAGCGTTCCTGATGCTCGCCATCAGTCTGGGTCTCAGCTGCAGGGTCTGTCCGAGCACTGGATCATGGCAGCGTTCCTGATGTGTGCCATCAGTCTGTGTCTCAGCTGCAGGGTCTGTCCGAGCACTGGATCATGGCAGCGTTCCTGATGCGCGCCATCAGTCTAGGTCTCAGCTGCAGGGTCTGTCCGAGCACTGGATCATGGCAGCGTTCCTGATGCGCGCCATCAGTCTAGGTCTCAGCTGCAGGGTCTGTCCGAACACTGGATCATGGCAGCGTTCCTGATGCACGCCATCAATTTGGGTCTCAGCTGCAGGGTCTGTCCGAACACTGGATCATGGCAGCGTTCCTGATGCGTGCCATCAGTCTGTATCTCTGCTGCAGGGTCTGTCCGAGCACTGGATCATGGCAGCGTTCCTGATGTGAGCCGTCAGTCCAGGCCTCAGCTCCAGAGTCTCTCCAAGTGCTGAATCACAGCAGCGTTACCGATGCGAGCCGTCAATATAGGGCTCAGCCGCGAGTGCCAGGTCGCAGAAACGGGCCACACTGGAAAATGGTCTTGCGGTGCCTATTGTCTGCAGGTGGCATCATTGAACtattttaatatgttttggtaaaatgtgcctgtgtgttctcCCCAAAAGCCACTTCTACAAACCCATGCTGAAGAAAGG
Protein-coding sequences here:
- the LOC125748850 gene encoding diacylglycerol O-acyltransferase 1-like; the protein is RSPLQGLQVIRLVRQGRSEPALKKERRREDACHPQKEVHVLRSWAIGLRHANGKPPSEGDKRSKSGESGRKTFTVREAEKPGSGDSSDPLSCHRLQESLLSSASGYSNYRGILNWCVVMLVLSNARLFLENVLKYGILVDPIQVISLFLKDPYSWPAPCLLIVSNVPIMVAFFTERRLAVGTLSEKAGTLVHAANLLAVLFFPMVTVLILSSITPVGGVVTLAVYSILFLKLYSYKDVNKWSRETRAAKARSLSRSISCPLVQKSNGTAVHSRVFYPGNLTYRDMYYFIFAPTLCYELNFPRSLRIRIRFLVRRLFEMLFLMQLLVGLIQQWMVPSIQNSMKPFQNMDFSRMVERLLKLAVPNHFIWLVFFYWFFHSSLNFIAELMRFGDREFYRDWWNSETVSYFWQNWNIPVHKWCLRHFYKPMLKKGVSKWMAQMAIFLVSAFFHEYLVSVPLKMFRLWAFMGMMAQLPLAWIVSHVFRGNYGNAAVWISLIIGQPVAVLMYVHDYYVLHYSKD